The DNA window GGCACGGCGAAGATCTAAGCAACCCCCAAGGGCCCTCCCCGCAACGGAGGGCCCTTTCTTTATGACGCAGGGCGTGACAGGGGGACGCAGGACGGGGGTAATGTCATCGCTCTGGGGTCGGTGCAGAAAAAATCGAGGGTTTTGGCAAAACGGAGCGAATATGCACTGGAAATCGCCCGTCCGGGCACCTCTGATGCCGAGCTTCTGAGGAAAACGCCTGATGGCGAAATCCGATGCACCTAGGAACGGGTGCATATGCGTTCCAAATTGCCAATCCGGCTGCAAAATCGTGCATCGGGCATCTATCGCAGGGCGGCGCGCCCTGCGGGGCCGAAGCGGCGGTCGCGCTATCTCGCTGTGGATGAGACGATTACCCCTGGCTCTTATACACAACTGACGCCGCCGACGAAGGGTTAGGGGTGGATGATGGGGGGGGCCGCAAGGTTCAAAAAAACAAGAAGCCCAGGGCCAGGCGCGAGGCGTTGCTCTGCGAACCGCTCTACCCACATCTCAGACTCTGGCACGCCCTCCCCGATCGAAAACAGGCATCCGACGAAAGGCAAGGCATATGGATCTCACGCCCCAACAGAAGCTGCACGGGTTCACCGTGCGCACGCGCGAGGAGCTGCCGGAGATCGACGGCACCGCCTACGTGCTCGACCACGACAAGAGCGGCGCGCAGCTGCTGTATATGGCCAACGACGACGCCAACAAGGCGTTCTCCATCGCGTTCAAGACCCCGCCGGCCGACGACACGGGCGTGTTCCACATCCTGGAGCACTCGGTGCTGTGCGGAAGCGACAAGTTCCCCGTGAAGGAGCCGTTCGTGGACTTGCTGAAGAGCAGCATGCAGACGTTCCTGAACGCCATGACGTTCCCCGACAAGACGATGTATCCCGTGGCCAGCACCAACGACCAGGACCTCATGAACCTCACGGACGTGTACCTGGACGCGGTGCTGCACCCGGCGATCTATCGCAAGCGCGCCATCTTCGAGCAGGAGGGCTGGCACTACGAGCTGGCGGCCGACGTGGAGGCCGATGCGGGCGATTCCATCGCGGGCGACATGGTGGCCGCCACCGAGGCGGCGGACGGCAGCGCGCGCCTTACGCTCAACGGCGTGGTGTACAACGAGATGAAGGGCGCGCTGTCCGACCCGAATTCGGTGCTCTACGACGCGCTGGCGGCGGCGCTCTTCCCCGACACGGCCTACCGCTTCGAGTCGGGCGGTACGCCGCGCGCCATCCCCGACCTCACCTACGAGCAGTTCCTGGACGAGCACGCGCGCCACTACCGCCTGAACAACAGCTACCTCACGCTGTACGGCAACCTGGATATCGACCGCATGCTGGCGTTCCTCGACGAGGCCTACCTCTCCCCCGTGGCCGACGAGGAGGCTGCGCGCGACCAGGCGCGGGCGCACAACGGCGAGGCGCCGCTTGAGCCCCGCACGCTGGAAGCGCAGGCGCCGGTGAAGAACCTCGACGTGGTGCGCACCATGGTCACCGCGCCGGAGAACGCGTGCGCGGGCCTGGCCTTCGTGGTGGGCCCCGTGGCCGACCGCCGGCGCGCCGTGGCGGCCGACATCCTGGTGGACGCGCTCATGGGCTCGAACGAAGCCCCGCTCAAGCGCGCGCTCTTGGACGCGCGGCTGGCCGACGACGTGGAGGCCTACCTGGAGACGTCGGTGCTGCAGCCGTTCGCCGTGGTGCAGCTGCGCGGCCTGGCCGAGGGCGCGATGGAGCGCTTCCGCCCCGCGTTCGAGGACGCCGTGCGCGACCTTCTGGAGCAGGGCATCGACCCGGCGCTTCTGGAGGCGTCGCTGTCGAAGGCCGAGTTCGTCATGCGCGAGCACGACTTCGGCACGGCCGACGGCGTGGTGCTTTCCATGACGGCGCTGTCGGGCTGGCTCTACGACGACGATCTGGCCACATCCTACCTGAAGTACGAGGATGACTTCGCGTTTCTGCGCGGGGTGCTGGACGAGGGCTACTTCGACGACCTGGCGCGCGAGCTGTTCTTGGAAAACAGCCACTGCGCCCAGGTGGAGGTGCGGCCCGTGGACGGCGACGAGGAGGCCTTCGAGGAGGAGCGCCTGGCGGCGGCCGAGGCGGCCATGGACCCGGACGACTTCGCCCGCGTGGCCGACGAGGAGGCCGAGCTGCGCCGCTTGCAGACAGAGCCCGACTCGCCCGAGGCGCTGGCCACCCTGCCGCGCCTTTCCGTGGCCGACATCGGCGCGGCGCCCGAGGAGCCCGCATACGGCCTGGTGCCGGACGCCCCCGTGCCGTGCCTGCGCCACGACGCGCCCACGCGCGGCATCGCCTACGCGTACCGCTACTTCGATCTGGCGCGCATCCCGTTCGAGGAGCTGCCCTACGTCGCCGTGCTCGGGCTCGTGCTGGGCAAGCTGGGCACCGCGCGCCGCAGCGCCTCGGAGCTGGACACGCTCATGAACGGCAAGCTGGGCAACCTCTCGTTCTTCGCCGAGATCTACGAGGACGCCGACGACCCGGAGGCCCTGGCGCCGAAGCTCGTAGCCAGCGCGAGCGCGCTCTCGGAGAACATCGACTGGCTGGCCGGGCTGCCGCGCGAGGTGATGCTGGAGACGGACTTCTCCGACACGGGCAAGATCAGAGACGTGCTGCAGCAGCGCCGCATCGCCATGGAGCAGGGCTTCGCCTCGGCGGGCCACACGAGCGCCATGGCCCGCCTGTCGTCGTACTACCTGCCGGCCGGCGTGGTGCGCGAGCAGCTGGGCGGCGTCGGATTCTACCGGTTCCTGAAGGGCCTGCTGGCTTGCTTCGACGAGCGCGCGGACGAGCTGTCCGCAAAGCTCGAGGACCTGGCGCGGCGCCTGTTCTGCGACGACGGCGCCGTGGTGAGCTTCACCGGCTCGGACGAGGACTACGCGCGCTTCTGGGAGGCCGGCGGCGTCTTGGGCCGCGAGGGCGAGGGCGGCGGCGAGGCGCGGCTCGTCGTGCCCGCGCCTGTCGTGCGCAACGAGGCCTTCGTCGTGCCCACCGACGTGTGCTACGCCGCGCAGGGCTTCGACCGCCGCGCGTTCGGCGCGCCCTACACGGGGGCGTGGCAGGTGGCCGCCAAGGCGCTCTCCTACGACTACCTGTGGAACGAGGTGCGCGTGAAGGGCGGCGCGTACGGGGCGGGCTTCCAGGCGGCGCGCACGGGCACCCTGCGCTTCTACTCGTACCGCGACCCGCACCTCGACGAGACGCTGGCGCGCTTCGCCGGCGCCTCGGCATGGCTGGCCGCGTTCGACCCCGACCCCGACGCGATGGACGGCTACGTGGTGAGCACGGCGGCGGGCTTCGACACGCCGCTTAAGGCGCGGATGCTCGTGCGCCGCCAGGACGGCGACTTCTTCGGCGGGCGCACGCCCGAGAGCCGCCTGCGGACGCGCCAGGAGATCGTGGAGGCCGACGCGGCCGCCGTGCGCGCGCTCGCGGCCCCGGTGGCCGACGCCGTGCAGGCGCAGGCCGTCTGCGTGTTCGGCAACCGCGACATCATCGAGGGTGCCGCGACCGACCTCGACGTAGTGGACCTGCTAGCCGAGTAACGGACGGCCCCTCGCGTCCGACGGCCCCCGGCGCCCTACGCACCGGGGGCCGTTTCAATTCCCGAAGTGGATGCGGCTGAAATCGGCTTTCGAATGAAGGATGCGCTCGACGTGCACGACGCTCGACTCCTCATCGATCCAGTAGAACGCCGCGTACTTCCCCACCACGAGCTTCCGGCGCAGCGTCTCGGTGAATCCATACGCTTTCTCGGAGTTGCGCGCGGGGAGTGCAGAAAGAGCCTGAACCGTTCGCTCCATGACCTCGTGCATTCTTTCTTTCGAACGTTCAACCGAGAACGTGAACTGCACCTCATAGAACGTCGACTGCTTCAGATCGAGAAGGGCGCTGTGCTCGAATTCAACCTCATAGTCCATGGTTCTTCAGCTCCTCTTCGACGAGGCGGTCGAGCTCCGCTTTCGCTTCCTCGAGGTTGTACGTTTGCGGGTGCCTCTTGTTGTGCTCGACGGCCTCGTCGATGAGCAGGCCCACGTACTGGTCGTAATCGAACGCGGCCGCGTCCATGACCACGAGGGACGCGCGACCGTTCTTCGTAAGGTAGATAGGCTTGCCGGTCTCCTTGGCGAGCGATTCGATGGCGTTGTAGTCGCGTCGGATGTCGGTGGACGAACGGATAATCGGTGCTGCCATGCTGGGCTCCTTTGCGCGTACGCTGATAATTCTCACAGTATACTATGCTCAAAGTGTGATTTCCAGCGGGGAATCGCATGAAAGGCGCGCCGACGTTTCACGTGAAACATTTGTACGGGCACCGGCGCTCGGGGCGGGCGCACAAATGCGGCGATTCGGGGGCGCAGGGGCGCGGGTTTGAGCTAGAATAAGCGGTTGGAACCGAGCGCATGCGCAGGGGGTTTCGGGGGCCGCCTCTGCCGTCCGCAGCCGGGACGAACACGCCGCCCGACGCGCATGCGGCCGCGCTTGACGAAGCGCGGCATAAATGATAGTAATAGAGTATCAAATAGACGAGAAGGATACGGAGACCGCACATCATGCTCGAACTCAAGAACCTCACCTTCGAGGTGCCCATCGCCGAGGGCTCGAAGGAGACGAAGCGCATCATCGACGACCTCACGCTCACCATCCCCGACGACCGCTTCACCGTGATCACAGGCCCGAACGGCGGCGGCAAGTCCACGCTCGCCAAGCTCATCATGGGCGTCGAGCGCCCCACGAGCGGCCAGATCCTGTTCGACGGCGAGGACATCACCGAGCTTACCATCTCCGAGCGCGCGAACAAGGGCATCGGCTACGGCTTCCAGCAGCCCGCCCGCTTCAAGGGCATGAAGGTGAAGAAGCTCCTCGACATCGCCGCCGGCAAG is part of the Arabiibacter massiliensis genome and encodes:
- a CDS encoding prevent-host-death family protein, whose product is MAAPIIRSSTDIRRDYNAIESLAKETGKPIYLTKNGRASLVVMDAAAFDYDQYVGLLIDEAVEHNKRHPQTYNLEEAKAELDRLVEEELKNHGL
- a CDS encoding insulinase family protein, translated to MDLTPQQKLHGFTVRTREELPEIDGTAYVLDHDKSGAQLLYMANDDANKAFSIAFKTPPADDTGVFHILEHSVLCGSDKFPVKEPFVDLLKSSMQTFLNAMTFPDKTMYPVASTNDQDLMNLTDVYLDAVLHPAIYRKRAIFEQEGWHYELAADVEADAGDSIAGDMVAATEAADGSARLTLNGVVYNEMKGALSDPNSVLYDALAAALFPDTAYRFESGGTPRAIPDLTYEQFLDEHARHYRLNNSYLTLYGNLDIDRMLAFLDEAYLSPVADEEAARDQARAHNGEAPLEPRTLEAQAPVKNLDVVRTMVTAPENACAGLAFVVGPVADRRRAVAADILVDALMGSNEAPLKRALLDARLADDVEAYLETSVLQPFAVVQLRGLAEGAMERFRPAFEDAVRDLLEQGIDPALLEASLSKAEFVMREHDFGTADGVVLSMTALSGWLYDDDLATSYLKYEDDFAFLRGVLDEGYFDDLARELFLENSHCAQVEVRPVDGDEEAFEEERLAAAEAAMDPDDFARVADEEAELRRLQTEPDSPEALATLPRLSVADIGAAPEEPAYGLVPDAPVPCLRHDAPTRGIAYAYRYFDLARIPFEELPYVAVLGLVLGKLGTARRSASELDTLMNGKLGNLSFFAEIYEDADDPEALAPKLVASASALSENIDWLAGLPREVMLETDFSDTGKIRDVLQQRRIAMEQGFASAGHTSAMARLSSYYLPAGVVREQLGGVGFYRFLKGLLACFDERADELSAKLEDLARRLFCDDGAVVSFTGSDEDYARFWEAGGVLGREGEGGGEARLVVPAPVVRNEAFVVPTDVCYAAQGFDRRAFGAPYTGAWQVAAKALSYDYLWNEVRVKGGAYGAGFQAARTGTLRFYSYRDPHLDETLARFAGASAWLAAFDPDPDAMDGYVVSTAAGFDTPLKARMLVRRQDGDFFGGRTPESRLRTRQEIVEADAAAVRALAAPVADAVQAQAVCVFGNRDIIEGAATDLDVVDLLAE
- a CDS encoding type II toxin-antitoxin system RelE/ParE family toxin, whose protein sequence is MDYEVEFEHSALLDLKQSTFYEVQFTFSVERSKERMHEVMERTVQALSALPARNSEKAYGFTETLRRKLVVGKYAAFYWIDEESSVVHVERILHSKADFSRIHFGN